Below is a genomic region from Flavobacterium ginsengisoli.
CTTTTTAACATGATATATTAATTTTTATTTTTTGTTCAACTATTCCATTTCCTGTATTTATGCCCTTTTACAGCATAAAACAAAATCATTGCATAAGAAGGCAGTAACATTAAGTAAGCTAATTGATTTCCGCTTTTCGAAACCTCTTGCATATTTTTTGCAACATTTGCAGAATTGATACTTTCGGTGATCATTCCATAAAAAAGTGGAAAAACTGCTCCACCGATAATTCCCATAATCAAAATAGCACTTCCAATCTTTGTATAACCTCCTAAATCCTGCAGAGCCATTGGCCATATTGCTGGCCAGCATAATGCATTTGCGAGTCCCAAAAGCGCTACTAAAAGTATCACCAATGGTATATTTGGAGTTCCAGGCAATGCAATCATTATCTTTGGAGAAATCAAAACAATTGCCGTAACCAACACCAAACCAAGCAATCCAGACACTTTTAAAGCAGTGACTTGCGAAACATATTTAGGAATCAAAACTATACCAAGAATATAGCCGATCACCATTGCTGACATGGTAAATGAGGTTAATTTGAGATAAAAATTCCCTTCTTCACCATAAACTCCCAACTGTTTTCCGAAAGCTCCGATCGAATCTCCCGCCAAAACTTCGGCAGATAAATACAACATTAGAGTTATTACTCCTAAAACCAATTGCGGGTGCTGAAAAGCATTTTTAATTTGTTTAAAAACACTTAATTCTGACACATTTCCATCTTCGCCCAAATCAATTTCTGGAAGAGGAGAAAATTTCACCATTAAAGCTAAAACTGTAATAATCAACCCCATATAAAGATACGGTGTTTGTAATTGCAAAGCAAGAGAATTTAATGCGCTAGTTTTTGCGACTTCATCCATCAAGGCAATTTTGTCTGCGGTAAAGTCCTGCATATTAGACAAAATCAAAATAGTAAGCACAATTGGCGCAACAAAACCTGCCAATTTATTTGCAATTCCTAAAACACTGATTCTTGCGAAAGCACTTTCTCTTGGGCCAATTACAACAACATACGGATTTGAAGCTGTCTGCAAAACTGCCAAACCAGTTCCCATGATAAATAAAGCTAATAAAAACAAGAGAAATGTACGACTTGAAGCCGCTGGATAAAACATAAATGCTCCCGCGGCGATAATCAATAATCCTAAAGAAATTCCGTTTTTATATCCCACTTTTTCAATAATATAAGAAGAAGGAACTGCCATTACGAAGTAGGCAATATAAAATGCGAAAGTCACAAAATAGGCTTGCGAAGAAGTTAGTTCGCAAGCTAATTCAAAAAACGGAATTAGTGGTCCGTTAAGCCAGGTTACAAATCCTAGAATAAAAAACAATAAAGTTAAAATTACCATCGGAACAATGGTACTTTTTTTCTCCAGCTGTAATGTACTTTGAATGTTTGTCATAATTTTTGGTTGATTTAGTTATAGATTTATTTAATTCAAAATCTAAATTAGAATCAACTCTCACATTATTGATTGCGTAATTTATGCAAATATCTGCATTTTTTTTGCAAAACAAAAGTACTACATTAAATTTCCTTATTCTCTAATTTAGATATGAAAGTTTTGTTAATTTTTATTATTCCAATTTAAATCAGGATAATATTTTGCCAAATATGTTTTTACTTCGGCAATATCTTCTTTAGCAGTCAGGTCAGGAACGTGCTCAGAAAACGGAATTCCGATCGTTGTATTCGGATTTTCCTTAACGGAGTTCAAAAGAACCGTCGGAAGCTCCTTTTCATCACGCTCTGGATGAACAGGACAATTTTTAAGATGTATATATAAAGTCTTGCCGTTAAACTTAAAAGCATTCATACTAACACGTATTTTTCCTTCTGCATCTTTATATTGCTCCAAATCTTCTTCTGTAGGCTTTTCTAAAATATCCAACAACTGATTATTCTGGTCCAATTTTGCAATTGCAAAACGGGAAATACGCTCTAGCGGAAAATCCATTGCATCGCGATCATAACTAATAAAAGCATTCGGACTTTCGGTTTCCCTTAAAGCACGCAATGCTTCAGCCGAATACAAATTATCGCTATTGCAAACCGAATAAAACTGCGAATTTAGCTCTGGATATTGCTCTACAGCTTGAAACAGAGCATCTGCAGTTCCAAAAGGCTTTACTCTTCCTTCAGGAATATACTGAACAGCAAATGAAATATTGAGTCCGTGAAAATCGTTATCCTTCATTTTACTTCCATAAAACTCTTTAAATAATTCTCCTTGTTCTCCTATTATAATATAGATATTTTTATAGCCTGCTTTTTTCGCATTCCATAAAAGATAATCCAAAAGAGGTCTTCCGCTTGAACCAACACCTATTAAACCTTTACTTCTTTCGTTGGCCTGCGCAATTTCTTCTGGAGATAAATTATCTGTAACCGCTTCTTTCTTCATACGAGAAGAAGCTCCGCCGGCTAGAATTACTAAACTGTCATGCATTTTATTTTAAATTTCAATATTATTAATAATTCGTACTCCTGGATCAACATTTACCGCGTAAGCTTCTTGGGCTCCAGCATCTAAAATCGCTTTTATAACTGCGTCTTCGTTTTTAGGATCGGCAATTACAACAATACTTCCGCCACCGCCAGAGCCCACAATTTTTGCTCCATATGCTCCTGCTTTTAATGCCGCGTTAACCATTGCATCAATTCTTGGGACAGTAATTTTCAGTAAATCGCGCAAAACTTCATGATGTCCATTCATTAATGCTCCAATTTTTTTAAGATCTAAAACTGGTTTTTCGAATTCCTTTAACGCTTCTTTGGTATAATGGTAATTCTTGATTGCCGCTTCAAAAAACGGAATCATACGATCTGGAAGGCAATTTCTGTATTTATCCAAATCCTCTATTTCAGCAAGCATTTAAATCAAACTGTGGATAATTCTGTTTTACAAGATCAATTGCCATTAAAGCATTGCCTTTTAATTCGCCAAGCAAACCAATAGTTTCCTTTGGAACACCCGAAACTCCTGTAATCAATCCTTTTAATTCTGTTCCTATTACATCAAAAGAAAACGGTTTTTTTGTATTGATATAAACGATATTTCCAACGCCAATGCTAAAATGATCCATCATTCCGCCAGGTTCTCCGTGTTCCAAAACTTCAGATTCATAACCTAATTTAGAAAGAAATTCGGGCGTAACTTCATGATCTATTCCAAAAGCTTCTATCAGAAAACGAATCCAAGCCATCAGCAAAGCCGACGAACTCGATGTTCCCGAATTAATCGGAATGTCTCCGGTAATTGTAATATCATAACCAGATGTAGGCTTACAGCCGTGTCTGCGCAATACGCGCAATGAGGAAGCAAAATAATCTCTTGATTCTAATTTTTCGAAAGCCTCGTGTATATCAATAACTCTAATTTCATTAATATCAACCATATTCAGAACAAATGTCTCGGTCTGATTTTCTGTTGCAATCAATTTAATATTTCGATCTATCGCACAGGCTATAACAGGCAACCCTAAATAATCTTGATGATCTCCAAAAAGACAGGTTCGGCCAGGAGCTAATGACGTAATTTTTTTCACTTAAACACTTTGTGTTAAAACACTTTATTTCAATAAATTAAAGTGCTGTTTGGTTATAGATTTATTTTAGTTTTTTGGTTTTGATTTCACGAAACTAGAGATTATATTTTTATAAAACAAGAAAAAATATAAAAATGTGCTCGAACACACTATTTTTATGTTCTCGAGCACATTTATTAATTCTTACAGAAAAAATGCGTTTATTAAATCAAAGTTTTTATATTTGTCTATATGGATAAAAAGTACACAATTAAGGATATTGCGCAAATGGCTGGAGTTTCTAAAGGAACTGTAGACCGTGTTCTGCACAACAGAGGAAAAGTCTCTCCTGCTGCACTCGAAAAGATCAATGAGGTTTTGAATGTTATTGATTATGAACCCAACTTAATTGCGCGAAATTTAAAAAGCACAAAAGTGTACCGCATTTGCGTTTTACTTCCAGATCCTGTATTTGATCCTTACTGGCTTCCTTGCGTTAACGGAATCCAAGATGCGATTACAGAATTTAAAGCTTATAATGTTGTTATAGAAATACATTATTTTAATCCAGAAAGCACCAAATCTTTTTTAAAGACCAACGAAGCGATTATTTCCCAATCACCTGATGCCGTTTTATTGACTCCGCTTTTCCATAAAGAAACCATCGAAATTATAAATCAATATGATGAACTGGGAATTATGGTTAATACTTTTAACAACCAGGTCGAATCTTCTTCTATCAAAAGTTTTGTGGGACAAGATTTGTACAAAAGCGGTCGTGTCGCCGCGAGTTTAATGAATTTGATTCTTCAGAAAGGCCAAATTGCGATTATTCATATTGATGAAAGTCTGAAAAATGCCGTTCACATGCAGGAAAAGGAACGAGGTTTTAGAAGTTATTTTGACGAAAAAAATCTTCCTGATTACTCTTTAACCACATTAAAACTGAAATATTCCAACATAGAAAATAAGCTCACTGCTTTTTTAGATGAAAATCCAGATTTAAGCGGAATTTTTATTACAACTTCCAAAGCATACCAAATCGCCTCTATTTTATCATCAATTACAGACAAAAAGATTGCTTTGATTGGCTACGATTTAATTGATAAAAATGTTAGCTTTTTAAACCAAGGCTTGGTTCATTTCTTAATTCATCAAAATCAAAAAAGGCAGGCTTATTTAGGCGTAAGCACTTTGGCTGATCATTTTATCTTCAGAAAAGACATTCCGGAAACCATTTTGCTTCCTATCGATATTATAAATGTAGAAAATGCTTCTTTTTACGTTAGTTAAGGAGTTTCTTACGCTAAGACGCTAAGGCACCAAGTTTTTTTTAAACTTTTACCAATTTAATTCTCGCAAAAGCACTAAGACTCAAAGTTTTTTAACTTTCAAATTATAACCTCAGTTGCCTCCAGCTAAAGCTTGAGGCAATTGAAATTTCTTTTTCCTTTAAAAAACTTTGAGTCTTCGTGCCTTTGTGGCAAATTACTTCATCAAAACAAATTTACCAAAAGAAGAAGCAATATGAAAATTCGGTTCTGCTGTATTTGGATTTATCCAAGAAATCCATGTTGGTTCATAATTTCCGTCTTCAGCTTTAGAGAATTTAGCTCGGTAAACTCCAATTTCCACAATATTATCATGGATCAAATCTAATTCTTCTAGTGAAGCAATACTGATTCTACCCACAACAGTAAAAGAATTTTGTTCTTTTACCGATTGTATTTCTAACTGTTTTTCTGGCCATTTCCAATTGTAATCAAAATTCCAGTTCGGATAAGCTTCAAAATCCAAAATACGTGCATCTACATCCATTTCCAAACAATAATAGGGACTTAGTTTTTCATCTTTTCTAAAAAACAGCTCTACTCTATCTGAATTACAAATACTATCTGTAGAATTGTCTTTTCGATCAATATAAACCTCTGAATCAAAAACTTGAAAATTAAAATACAGATAATCTAAATCCCAAAGCGCACGAAATTCAATTTTCAGAACTGGATCATTATTCCATGGCGAAGTAAAATCAGTTAAACAATTTGCTTTTTCCCAAAAAAAAGAATCTAAAATCTGAGTTACATTCTTTTCATTTTTATCGATTATTTCTACGTGGTATTCTTTCAAAATTCTTCTTCTTAAAATCTGTTAATTTTTCATTTTCAAAAAAAGTCAAAATGACCATTAATTCATTTCGCGATTTCGGCTTTTTTCTCCATGACCAATATAGTTCAAAAATTGAATTAAAAAACAAACCGAATTCATAATAAAAACCAAAAATTCTCTTCATTTCCGCATAAGAAAAGACTGCTTAATTTTTACGTTTTTCATTTAGTGATTGCGAAATTCATAAGTTTTTAATAAATCCTTATTTAAAATTTAAAAAACAACACATTTCGCAGGTGCTGCTTTTTCTAAAATATTTTAAAAATATCACATCTTTTTAAGTGTAAAAAAATGTATTGTATAATTTTATGTGCTCGAGAACATAGATTTTGTGTGTTCGAGCACATTTTTTGTGTTTTTTCTTGTTTTATAAAAATATAATCTCTAGTTTCGTCAGAGATTAATCTTAAAACTAAGTTAATTATGCAAAAATTAAGGTGATTTTTAATCTTTAAAAAACAAGAAAACAGAACTAAACAAGCCGTGTTTAGAGCAAAAACAAAACCTCTTATTTGTATAGAAAACGACTTAATCAACACATAACTAAAAAAAGTAAAATGAATTCCACGATCAAAAAAGAAATCTAAAACCTACAAACAAGAAAAAAACAATTAAACATTAACCAAAACCAATTTAAAGTATGAAATTATTAACCCAAAAAAAGCCAAGAGATTTTCGGATTAAAAATTTATCCAGCAAAGAAATCGGAATAACGGTTCTCTCGTTATTAGTTTTTACATGTCAAGCCTCTGCAGCTTCTTCTATAAATATTTCGGATAAGAACAAAACGGCGTTGTTTTTTGAAAAAACAGTAAAAGGTACTGTAACAGATCAAAATGGCATGCCTCTTCCTGGTGCGAATGTTACGGTTAAAGGCTCGTCTAAAGGTGTTCAAACGGATGTAGATGGAAGCTTTGTTATTACAGTTCCTGATAATGCTACAAAACTTGTGATTACTTACATTGGTATGGAAGATCAAGAAGTAGCTATTGGAACTACTCCTTTAAAAATTGCCATGAAAGAAGCAGGGCAAAAACTAGAAGAAGTAGTAATTGGATACGGAAAAGCAAAGAAAAAAGACATTACTGGTTCTGTTGCTTCTGTTGGAAAAGACAACTTAAACTTAGGTGGTACTGTTTCAAACGTTGGACAGGCATTACAAGGACGTGCTTCTGGAGTTCAAGTTCAACAGAACAGTTATGCTCCTGGAACATCTCCTACTATAGTTGTTAGAGGAGGAAACTCTATTACAACATCAAATGCTCCATTATATGTAGTTGATGGTTTTATTACAAGTACTGGTGCATCTATTAGTCCAAATGACATAGAAAGCATTCAGATTCTTAAAGATGCTTGCTTCTACTGCCATTTATGGTTCAAGAGGAGGAAATGGTGTTATCATGATTACTACTAAAAAAGGAAAATCTGGAAAAATGCAGATTGAAGGTGAAATTTCTGATGGTTTCCAAAACATTATTCAGGAACCATCTCTTTTAACAGGTCAACAATATGCTTCTATTCAGAATGCTATTGCTTGCTGAAAATGGCAGACCTGCAGTTTTCCCTTCAAGTTTTCCAATTGCCAACACAAATTGGTTTGAAGCGACAACTCGTCCAGGCGAAGTTCTTAATAGAACGTTGACTTTTAGCGGAAGCGATAAAACATCTAAATTTTTCTTATCTGGAAATTACTTAAAACAAACTGGAGCAATACAAAACACTGATTTCACAAGATATAGTGTTCGTATTGGTACAGAGAAAAAATTTACAGACAAATTAACTGTAGGAGCCAATGTTTATGGAGCTGCAAGTGAAGGACATAATAGTGATTTTGGCGATAATATCTTATCTCCTATGTTTTCTATTCAAACTGCTCCTCCGGCAATTCCAATTTATAATGCAGATGGTTCATACTACAAATATCAAGGAAAAGATAATGCTTTAGCGCTTTTATTAGAACCAACTGATCATACTATTAACAGATTGGTTAATGGAAACATGTTTATGGATTATGAAATCATGAAAGGCTTAACATATCATTTTGGAGCTGGTGCAGAGTGGCAGGAAAATATTCAAGGTAAATATACTCCACGTACACTTGTTGCAGGAGCTGCCTTAAATGGTTCTGGATCTGAAGAAAACAAAACCTATTTCAGATGGAGTACAGAACAATATTTAACCTATAAATTTAATATCAAAGAGCAGCATGCATTTACTGCAATGATTGGAACATCAAACCAAAAAGATACTTACGAAAGAATGAAAGCTTCTGGTTCTGGTTTTGCAAATGATGTATTAACGTATTACAATCTAGAAAGTGCTTCTGTTTATCTAAAGCCTGAAACCCAAAAAACAGAAACAAAATTGACTTCTTATTTTGGTAGGTTAACTTATGCTTTTGACGATAAATATTTAGCTT
It encodes:
- a CDS encoding sugar MFS transporter, with the translated sequence MTNIQSTLQLEKKSTIVPMVILTLLFFILGFVTWLNGPLIPFFELACELTSSQAYFVTFAFYIAYFVMAVPSSYIIEKVGYKNGISLGLLIIAAGAFMFYPAASSRTFLLFLLALFIMGTGLAVLQTASNPYVVVIGPRESAFARISVLGIANKLAGFVAPIVLTILILSNMQDFTADKIALMDEVAKTSALNSLALQLQTPYLYMGLIITVLALMVKFSPLPEIDLGEDGNVSELSVFKQIKNAFQHPQLVLGVITLMLYLSAEVLAGDSIGAFGKQLGVYGEEGNFYLKLTSFTMSAMVIGYILGIVLIPKYVSQVTALKVSGLLGLVLVTAIVLISPKIMIALPGTPNIPLVILLVALLGLANALCWPAIWPMALQDLGGYTKIGSAILIMGIIGGAVFPLFYGMITESINSANVAKNMQEVSKSGNQLAYLMLLPSYAMILFYAVKGHKYRKWNS
- a CDS encoding sugar phosphate nucleotidyltransferase, whose protein sequence is MHDSLVILAGGASSRMKKEAVTDNLSPEEIAQANERSKGLIGVGSSGRPLLDYLLWNAKKAGYKNIYIIIGEQGELFKEFYGSKMKDNDFHGLNISFAVQYIPEGRVKPFGTADALFQAVEQYPELNSQFYSVCNSDNLYSAEALRALRETESPNAFISYDRDAMDFPLERISRFAIAKLDQNNQLLDILEKPTEEDLEQYKDAEGKIRVSMNAFKFNGKTLYIHLKNCPVHPERDEKELPTVLLNSVKENPNTTIGIPFSEHVPDLTAKEDIAEVKTYLAKYYPDLNWNNKN
- a CDS encoding galactokinase family protein, which codes for MKKITSLAPGRTCLFGDHQDYLGLPVIACAIDRNIKLIATENQTETFVLNMVDINEIRVIDIHEAFEKLESRDYFASSLRVLRRHGCKPTSGYDITITGDIPINSGTSSSSALLMAWIRFLIEAFGIDHEVTPEFLSKLGYESEVLEHGEPGGMMDHFSIGVGNIVYINTKKPFSFDVIGTELKGLITGVSGVPKETIGLLGELKGNALMAIDLVKQNYPQFDLNAC
- a CDS encoding LacI family DNA-binding transcriptional regulator produces the protein MDKKYTIKDIAQMAGVSKGTVDRVLHNRGKVSPAALEKINEVLNVIDYEPNLIARNLKSTKVYRICVLLPDPVFDPYWLPCVNGIQDAITEFKAYNVVIEIHYFNPESTKSFLKTNEAIISQSPDAVLLTPLFHKETIEIINQYDELGIMVNTFNNQVESSSIKSFVGQDLYKSGRVAASLMNLILQKGQIAIIHIDESLKNAVHMQEKERGFRSYFDEKNLPDYSLTTLKLKYSNIENKLTAFLDENPDLSGIFITTSKAYQIASILSSITDKKIALIGYDLIDKNVSFLNQGLVHFLIHQNQKRQAYLGVSTLADHFIFRKDIPETILLPIDIINVENASFYVS
- a CDS encoding sugar-binding protein, which translates into the protein MKEYHVEIIDKNEKNVTQILDSFFWEKANCLTDFTSPWNNDPVLKIEFRALWDLDYLYFNFQVFDSEVYIDRKDNSTDSICNSDRVELFFRKDEKLSPYYCLEMDVDARILDFEAYPNWNFDYNWKWPEKQLEIQSVKEQNSFTVVGRISIASLEELDLIHDNIVEIGVYRAKFSKAEDGNYEPTWISWINPNTAEPNFHIASSFGKFVLMK
- a CDS encoding carboxypeptidase-like regulatory domain-containing protein produces the protein MKLLTQKKPRDFRIKNLSSKEIGITVLSLLVFTCQASAASSINISDKNKTALFFEKTVKGTVTDQNGMPLPGANVTVKGSSKGVQTDVDGSFVITVPDNATKLVITYIGMEDQEVAIGTTPLKIAMKEAGQKLEEVVIGYGKAKKKDITGSVASVGKDNLNLGGTVSNVGQALQGRASGVQVQQNSYAPGTSPTIVVRGGNSITTSNAPLYVVDGFITSTGASISPNDIESIQILKDACFYCHLWFKRRKWCYHDYY
- a CDS encoding TonB-dependent receptor; the protein is MLLFRMLLLAENGRPAVFPSSFPIANTNWFEATTRPGEVLNRTLTFSGSDKTSKFFLSGNYLKQTGAIQNTDFTRYSVRIGTEKKFTDKLTVGANVYGAASEGHNSDFGDNILSPMFSIQTAPPAIPIYNADGSYYKYQGKDNALALLLEPTDHTINRLVNGNMFMDYEIMKGLTYHFGAGAEWQENIQGKYTPRTLVAGAALNGSGSEENKTYFRWSTEQYLTYKFNIKEQHAFTAMIGTSNQKDTYERMKASGSGFANDVLTYYNLESASVYLKPETQKTETKLTSYFGRLTYAFDDKYLASFTYRLDGSSRFGPNNQYGKFPSGAVAWRISKEAFMQNLETVSELKLRVSYGITGNDGIPDYLYLANLAPWNVTISDGSFVGGTEPKNLSNPDLKWEQQAQANIGLDMGFFNDRLTATIDVYKKKTTDALLNVPVGGWWGFNTQTLNSGTIENKGIELGISSENFKNDKFYWRTSLNLAYNKQEVVSLAENVKIISYNTSNPSGTVSGREFTRLEPGKEMGVLYGFKYAGVIKTGETYACATWF